In Fibrobacter sp. UWB16, a single genomic region encodes these proteins:
- a CDS encoding ParB/RepB/Spo0J family partition protein: protein MGKQALGRGLSAIFKAHDVLGNSVDNAINNTATNENVNPDNQKIVEINIDLIDPNPFQPRKFFDDDELVELAETIEKHGLIQPIAVRKVGDRYQIISGERRTRASKLANCRTIKAQVYENLDDKTMSEWALIENIQRVDLNPIEVAQSYQQLIDNHNYTHDDLAKTVGKSRSAITNALRLLKLPNQVQAWIQEGKLAGGAARALCSEKIADPESLAKRVIEEGLNVRQIEAIARGEDPFAQTKDEGETKEAEPENGAVVPEEDEMPEVHGSEPRPKPELSADLKNFENRLETFFGTKVALNPNAKDQTKGTIVINYYSMDDLTRIQEIMDNR from the coding sequence ATGGGTAAACAAGCACTTGGTCGCGGTCTCTCTGCAATTTTTAAGGCACACGATGTTCTCGGCAACTCTGTCGATAACGCTATCAACAATACCGCTACAAACGAAAACGTAAATCCGGACAATCAGAAAATCGTCGAAATCAACATCGACTTGATTGACCCGAACCCGTTCCAGCCGCGTAAGTTCTTCGATGACGATGAACTTGTCGAACTTGCTGAAACCATCGAAAAGCACGGACTCATCCAGCCGATTGCTGTCCGCAAGGTGGGCGACCGTTACCAGATCATCAGCGGTGAACGCCGTACCCGTGCATCGAAACTCGCCAACTGCAGAACCATCAAGGCTCAGGTTTACGAAAATCTCGACGACAAGACCATGAGCGAATGGGCACTCATCGAGAACATCCAGCGCGTGGACTTGAATCCGATCGAAGTGGCACAGTCCTACCAGCAGTTGATCGACAACCACAACTACACACATGATGACTTGGCCAAGACAGTCGGCAAGTCCCGTTCCGCCATCACGAACGCACTTCGTCTTTTGAAGCTCCCGAACCAGGTGCAGGCCTGGATTCAGGAAGGCAAACTTGCAGGCGGTGCCGCCCGTGCTCTCTGCAGTGAAAAAATTGCAGACCCGGAATCTCTCGCAAAGCGCGTCATCGAAGAAGGCTTGAACGTCCGCCAGATCGAAGCGATTGCCCGCGGTGAGGACCCGTTCGCCCAGACAAAAGACGAGGGTGAAACGAAAGAAGCAGAACCTGAAAATGGCGCAGTCGTTCCTGAAGAAGATGAAATGCCGGAAGTTCACGGCAGCGAACCGAGACCAAAGCCGGAACTCAGCGCTGACCTCAAGAACTTCGAAAACAGACTCGAAACATTCTTCGGTACAAAGGTTGCACTCAACCCGAATGCCAAGGACCAGACCAAGGGCACCATCGTCATCAACTATTATTCCATGGATGACCTGACAAGAATCCAGGAAATAATGGACAACCGTTAA
- a CDS encoding M23 family metallopeptidase codes for MSRKFYTIQIIPENTTGARKYRISSKQFYLFHIGLVLVAIILILFIVHIAKINKTLISYEKMRVHNAQLIKQNANYEELFSRLDSLWIMENRIQNIFETFLENDSNKINSIIERNRFAHVPSAKNQIDFEGIHNWLTTDEKIRLERIPNVIPAVGIISKKFSYENKHLGIDISARKGNPVFASGSGKVTYAGNSGDLGNTVVIDHQNGYKSSYSHLKSIRTRKGANVTKGDVIGYVGDTGNTSGPHLHYSITKNNLPQDPETIFTY; via the coding sequence GTGAGTCGTAAGTTCTACACTATCCAGATTATTCCGGAAAACACGACCGGTGCAAGGAAGTACCGCATATCGAGCAAGCAATTTTACTTGTTCCATATCGGGCTTGTCCTGGTCGCTATTATTCTTATTTTGTTCATAGTCCACATTGCAAAGATCAACAAGACACTCATCTCTTACGAAAAGATGCGCGTACACAATGCACAGCTCATCAAGCAGAATGCAAACTACGAAGAGCTCTTTTCGCGACTTGATTCTCTGTGGATTATGGAAAATAGAATCCAGAATATTTTCGAGACGTTCCTCGAAAACGACTCCAACAAAATTAACAGCATCATCGAGCGCAACCGATTTGCGCATGTGCCGTCCGCGAAAAACCAAATCGACTTCGAAGGGATACACAACTGGCTTACGACCGACGAAAAAATTCGCTTGGAACGAATCCCGAACGTGATCCCGGCTGTTGGCATTATCAGCAAAAAGTTCTCCTACGAAAACAAGCACCTGGGAATCGACATTTCGGCCCGAAAAGGAAACCCGGTATTTGCATCGGGTAGTGGCAAGGTCACTTACGCCGGCAACAGCGGCGATCTCGGAAACACGGTTGTCATCGATCACCAGAACGGATACAAGTCGTCTTATTCACACCTCAAGAGTATTCGAACCCGAAAAGGTGCCAATGTTACAAAAGGCGATGTCATCGGTTATGTAGGCGATACCGGAAATACCAGCGGTCCACATTTGCATTATTCTATTACCAAGAATAATTTACCGCAGGATCCGGAAACGATATTTACATACTAG
- a CDS encoding polymer-forming cytoskeletal protein, which translates to MGSKSEQEFTQIGRNVLIDGDITGKTDLRIAGKVHGSVIIDGELILEKLGIIEGDVKCGAAILAGVIKGNVDCKKKLVLQDNAKILGNVKAEQLVIDEGAILQGNCDMK; encoded by the coding sequence ATGGGGAGCAAAAGCGAACAGGAATTTACTCAAATCGGAAGGAATGTCCTAATTGATGGGGACATTACCGGTAAAACTGATTTGCGAATCGCCGGAAAGGTTCACGGAAGTGTTATCATCGATGGCGAATTGATTCTTGAAAAACTTGGAATAATCGAAGGCGACGTCAAGTGTGGCGCTGCCATTCTTGCAGGTGTTATCAAAGGAAACGTAGATTGCAAAAAGAAACTCGTCCTTCAGGATAATGCAAAAATTTTAGGAAACGTAAAAGCAGAACAGCTCGTCATAGACGAAGGTGCCATATTACAGGGCAACTGCGACATGAAGTAA
- a CDS encoding metallophosphoesterase, whose translation MKKDVLKIGQISDTHIGEDASLVQDIDVCKNFLTAYNSETMKDLDLLVISGDLADDFKPGAYSYIANVLKDCKVPVCVIPGNHDNIEVMQKYFDLEGKIHNGKCYYRYDIDGHSIFFLDSADGTVSSEQLLWLEQETAKVDGEVLLFLHHPPCHCNHKFMDLRYALKNIGEVQATLLKIKNLKHIFVGHYHSEMVENFGDKTVYVTPSTQMQIDPNMSVFCLSSAAPGWRVIEWGENFMETKVYFSNTP comes from the coding sequence ATGAAGAAAGACGTTCTTAAGATTGGTCAGATATCTGATACCCACATCGGTGAAGATGCGAGTTTAGTCCAGGATATTGATGTCTGTAAGAACTTTTTGACGGCCTATAACTCTGAAACCATGAAGGATCTGGATCTTTTGGTGATTTCTGGAGATTTGGCCGATGACTTTAAACCAGGTGCCTACTCTTATATAGCCAACGTATTAAAAGACTGCAAAGTTCCAGTTTGCGTTATTCCGGGAAATCATGACAACATTGAAGTCATGCAGAAGTATTTTGACTTGGAAGGCAAAATACATAATGGAAAGTGTTATTATCGCTATGATATTGACGGACATTCCATTTTCTTTTTGGATAGTGCAGATGGGACAGTTTCAAGTGAGCAGCTTTTATGGCTAGAGCAGGAAACTGCAAAAGTGGATGGTGAGGTTTTGCTGTTCCTACATCATCCACCATGCCATTGCAACCACAAGTTCATGGACTTGAGATATGCGCTAAAGAACATTGGAGAAGTTCAGGCGACGCTTTTGAAGATAAAGAATCTCAAGCATATATTTGTGGGACACTATCACAGCGAGATGGTCGAAAATTTTGGAGATAAGACCGTCTATGTGACTCCGTCGACGCAAATGCAGATTGACCCGAATATGTCGGTATTTTGTCTGAGTTCTGCTGCACCGGGTTGGCGCGTGATTGAATGGGGCGAAAATTTTATGGAAACAAAGGTTTATTTTTCAAATACCCCTTGA
- a CDS encoding glycosyltransferase → MKVLVIGSVYPRFQEDAEVPWLRTSIAHLKKAGVEIQVLAPAYKGLKSHDIDGTHVNRFRYAPASWEILTHEEGAPSKMASKPWLQLLAIPYIINGFFQCIRICRKWRPDVIHAHWPFPHAYIALGAAKLFKIPLVLNFHGAELLLIRKKKWVKPLLKFAIGQAQAIFANSSFTAGKIKALRNVNVEWSPYGTTLEDNKDESGVILSETKDPVTIVPHPVNGKFKILFVGRHIERKGICYLIEAAKHLPRDKFEIRIVGVGDLTEQLKQQAAAVNDGAEIIFTGKLSPEDLANEYKTANVFTLPAIVDHKGDTEGLGVVLIEAMELGLPIVASNVGGIPDVVVDGESGILVPEKDPVALADAFKRLEADPTLIQKLLAGARKRIEECFTWDGIIERQIEVYKRLQQ, encoded by the coding sequence ATGAAAGTACTCGTCATAGGCTCCGTCTATCCAAGATTTCAAGAAGACGCCGAAGTCCCTTGGCTGCGTACATCTATCGCCCACTTGAAAAAAGCGGGTGTCGAAATTCAGGTGCTTGCGCCTGCGTACAAGGGCCTCAAGAGCCATGACATTGACGGCACGCACGTGAACCGTTTCCGCTATGCGCCTGCAAGCTGGGAAATCCTCACACACGAAGAAGGCGCCCCAAGCAAGATGGCCTCCAAGCCATGGTTACAGCTGCTTGCCATCCCCTATATCATCAACGGATTTTTCCAGTGCATCAGGATTTGCCGCAAGTGGCGCCCTGACGTGATTCACGCGCACTGGCCGTTCCCGCACGCCTACATCGCACTCGGTGCAGCCAAGCTTTTTAAAATTCCGCTCGTACTGAATTTCCACGGTGCAGAGCTCTTGCTCATCCGCAAAAAGAAATGGGTCAAGCCACTCCTGAAATTTGCCATCGGGCAGGCACAGGCAATCTTCGCAAATTCAAGTTTTACCGCCGGTAAAATCAAGGCGCTCCGCAACGTAAACGTCGAATGGAGCCCGTACGGAACTACGCTAGAGGATAATAAAGACGAGAGTGGCGTCATCCTGAGTGAAACGAAGGATCCAGTCACAATTGTTCCGCATCCAGTGAATGGCAAATTCAAAATTCTCTTTGTCGGTCGACACATCGAACGCAAGGGAATCTGCTATCTCATCGAAGCTGCAAAGCATTTGCCTAGAGACAAGTTCGAAATCCGCATCGTCGGTGTCGGTGACTTGACCGAACAGCTTAAGCAGCAAGCAGCCGCAGTAAACGACGGCGCCGAAATCATTTTCACGGGCAAGCTCTCGCCTGAAGATCTCGCAAACGAATACAAGACGGCAAACGTCTTTACACTTCCAGCTATCGTCGACCACAAGGGCGACACAGAAGGACTCGGAGTCGTGCTCATCGAAGCCATGGAACTTGGACTGCCGATTGTCGCAAGCAATGTCGGCGGTATCCCGGATGTCGTTGTCGACGGAGAGTCCGGAATTCTTGTTCCCGAAAAAGACCCTGTTGCGCTTGCCGACGCCTTTAAGCGTCTCGAAGCAGACCCGACATTGATTCAAAAACTTCTCGCTGGCGCCCGCAAGCGCATTGAAGAATGCTTCACCTGGGATGGCATTATCGAACGCCAGATTGAAGTTTATAAGCGCCTTCAGCAATAA